One region of Danio aesculapii chromosome 7, fDanAes4.1, whole genome shotgun sequence genomic DNA includes:
- the LOC130232669 gene encoding putative C-type lectin domain family 20 member A — protein MAVKVSVIAFLFLSLFGLNTSLYIINHYLSTKMTWNYAQLYCRAYYSDLSTVSNEDLKPLSDDPQVTEDYYWIGLFRDSQNPSVWRWTGGEQATDIKWDEGQPEYKNENCAVIKKSSAKVHDIDCSWNLPFYCMEVFELILVQQESTWEEALGYCRQNYYEFVALSSDLMMAQAKQESDSALTDDVWIGLRFLAGSWFWVNGEAFGYKAWSSGGDLQCPAMNQRCGVLNILIVNTDIA, from the coding sequence ATGGCAGTGAAAGTTTCGGTGATTGCATTTCTGTTCTTGAGTCTCTTTGGACTGAACACCAGCCTCTACATAATTAACCATTATCTGAGTACCAAAATGACATGGAATTATGCACAACTTTACTGCAGAGCATATTATAGTGACCTGTCCACCGTGAGCAATGAAGACCTGAAACCACTCTCTGACGATCCACAAGTCACTGAAGATTATTACTGGATTGGACTTTTCAGAGATTCCCAAAACCCATCAGTGTGGAGATGGACTGGAGGTGAGCAGGCAACCGATATCAAATGGGATGAAGGACAACCGGAGTATAAGAATGAAAATTGTGCTGTTATCAAAAAATCCTCTGCTAAAGTGCATGATATTGATTGCTCTTGGAATCTACCATTTTATTGCATGGAGGTCTTTGAGCTGATCCTGGTCCAGCAGGAAAGCACGTGGGAGGAGGCATTGGGATACTGTAGACAAAACTACTATGAATTTGTTGCTTTGAGCTCAGATTTGATGATGGCACAGGCAAAGCAAGAGAGCGATTCAGCCTTGACAGATGACGTATGGATCGGCCTGCGCTTTCTAGCTGGGAGCTGGTTTTGGGTCAATGGAGAAGCTTTTGGATATAAGGCCTGGTCTTCAGGAGGAGATCTTCAGTGTCCTGCTATGAATCAGAGATGTGgagttttaaatatattaatcgTTAATACAGACATAGCATAA